From a single Lewinella sp. LCG006 genomic region:
- a CDS encoding MaoC/PaaZ C-terminal domain-containing protein: MNPQLPHLSKLILPSLLTLGRGIKIKPAGIALERMYDEVMVDQVALQKYVAMMEWSHPAPFAYLYILAQRAQTALMLDSAFTIAIPGLVHLSNELEQLADYNMQEPFSMEVSGEVPYKEEGHLIITFTVVFWQNGTKVATCTSVYLAKRKRKQPGSRSPRKEEAIRSDKPVFSEEWQIPARLGKQYAKASGDINPIHTSTLVAKAMGFPTRILHGWYSAGRALQSAETFLGKPMKAIAVDFKSPVYLPSMQMLKLWQTGEKITFQLSDSKTDRLTMQGTMD; encoded by the coding sequence ATGAACCCTCAACTTCCCCACCTCTCGAAACTCATCCTACCCTCGTTACTCACTTTAGGCCGGGGGATAAAGATCAAGCCCGCCGGTATTGCACTGGAGCGTATGTATGACGAGGTGATGGTTGACCAAGTGGCGTTGCAAAAATACGTGGCCATGATGGAGTGGTCGCATCCTGCTCCCTTCGCTTATCTCTACATCCTGGCGCAAAGGGCACAGACGGCGCTGATGTTGGACAGTGCCTTCACCATTGCCATCCCCGGTTTGGTACACCTGAGCAATGAGTTGGAGCAATTGGCCGATTACAATATGCAGGAGCCTTTCAGCATGGAAGTTTCAGGGGAGGTGCCTTACAAGGAAGAGGGCCATTTGATCATCACGTTTACCGTCGTTTTTTGGCAGAACGGCACCAAGGTGGCTACTTGCACCAGTGTGTATCTGGCCAAACGCAAGCGCAAGCAGCCGGGTTCGAGAAGTCCCAGGAAAGAGGAAGCAATACGCTCGGATAAACCCGTATTTAGCGAAGAATGGCAGATACCCGCCCGTTTGGGCAAACAGTACGCCAAGGCCTCCGGAGATATTAACCCCATCCATACTTCTACCCTGGTGGCGAAAGCGATGGGTTTTCCGACCCGCATTTTACATGGTTGGTACAGTGCTGGTCGGGCCTTGCAATCGGCAGAAACTTTTTTGGGCAAACCAATGAAAGCTATTGCAGTTGACTTCAAAAGTCCAGTATATTTACCAAGTATGCAGATGCTAAAGCTTTGGCAGACAGGGGAGAAGATCACTTTCCAGTTAAGCGATAGCAAAACGGATCGCTTGACGATGCAGGGAACGATGGATTAG
- a CDS encoding transposase yields the protein MLIKAEPVGDLPAISRLLQSTGLSQRVDKHYPTHHLWQGTSIGKTLEAFLVYILSENDHRLYNVEDWALGLERTLSWLLDEADFQAAYLSDDRLGSLLDYLSKDDERWMSFQRDHNQSLIRFYDLDNDTDQGPLDTVRIDSTTAQSHRETEGIFQLGHNAMGLALPQVKLMLLAIDKANLPLALNVVAGQNSDDKLYVPALEQAWEQGLKSKGVLVVGDRKLCNQYNMCFIADSGNYYLGPLAQRQYSREELMQAREWIEQQQEPAERVMRQAAGSKDSQAIALVKELPAREIISADGTIHTQRLFGVCSLNLRKRQVAQLEQRCQTACQEVRLRFTRNRGRKTIKSVEEAERTINKILDKHKVAHLYSWKITLSQDPAEPCSVELTLDEQQNNIEQQLAGWRVMTTNAPSDRLSACEVVLCYWEEYRIEQHFHLLLTKCTSLTPIFLKKENRIQAMLRITNAGSTVL from the coding sequence ATGCTGATCAAAGCAGAGCCTGTAGGCGATCTACCGGCGATTAGTCGCCTACTCCAATCGACCGGTTTGTCCCAGCGCGTGGACAAGCACTATCCTACTCATCATTTGTGGCAGGGAACCAGTATTGGCAAGACATTGGAGGCTTTTCTGGTCTATATTCTGAGCGAGAACGATCATCGACTGTACAACGTAGAAGACTGGGCTTTGGGCTTGGAGCGCACGTTGAGTTGGCTTTTGGATGAAGCTGATTTTCAGGCTGCTTATCTCAGTGATGACCGTTTGGGTAGTCTGCTGGATTACCTGTCTAAGGACGATGAGCGCTGGATGTCCTTTCAGCGCGATCATAACCAATCGCTAATTCGGTTTTACGATCTGGACAACGATACTGATCAAGGTCCCCTTGATACGGTGCGTATCGACAGTACCACGGCTCAAAGTCATCGAGAAACAGAAGGCATTTTTCAGTTGGGGCATAATGCCATGGGTTTGGCCCTACCTCAGGTAAAATTGATGCTACTGGCTATAGACAAAGCCAACCTGCCACTGGCTCTGAACGTGGTAGCAGGGCAAAACAGTGACGACAAGCTTTACGTGCCAGCCTTGGAACAGGCCTGGGAACAAGGTCTCAAGTCCAAAGGAGTACTGGTAGTGGGAGACCGCAAGCTGTGTAATCAGTACAATATGTGTTTCATTGCTGACAGCGGCAACTACTACTTGGGCCCATTGGCTCAACGGCAATACTCACGAGAGGAATTAATGCAAGCCCGTGAGTGGATTGAGCAACAACAAGAGCCCGCCGAACGCGTAATGCGTCAGGCGGCGGGAAGTAAGGATTCACAAGCCATCGCGCTGGTTAAAGAGCTGCCCGCACGTGAAATCATCTCCGCTGACGGCACGATTCACACCCAAAGGCTATTCGGGGTATGTAGCTTGAATCTACGCAAGCGCCAAGTTGCCCAACTAGAGCAACGCTGCCAGACCGCTTGCCAGGAGGTCAGACTGCGCTTCACGCGCAACCGAGGTCGTAAAACGATCAAGTCGGTAGAGGAAGCTGAACGAACCATCAACAAGATACTGGACAAGCACAAAGTCGCTCACCTATACAGCTGGAAGATCACACTATCTCAGGACCCGGCCGAACCTTGCAGTGTGGAACTTACACTGGACGAGCAGCAAAACAACATCGAACAGCAACTGGCCGGATGGCGCGTGATGACCACTAACGCTCCTTCGGATAGACTCTCGGCTTGCGAGGTGGTACTTTGTTACTGGGAGGAGTATCGTATCGAGCAGCATTTTCATTTGCTGTTGACCAAATGCACCTCGCTTACGCCAATCTTCCTGAAAAAAGAAAATCGCATCCAAGCCATGTTGCGCATAACTAATGCTGGCTCTACAGTACTATAA
- a CDS encoding DUF3037 domain-containing protein — MLNKVPYEFAIIRVVPRVEREEFLNVGVIVFCKRKKYLGIKYQINEDRLRAFDKELDIEMLNSYLSAWKAVCIGGTQGGSIGQQEQPYRFRWLSASRSTILQTSRIHPGISEAPEEELEDLFRRYVL; from the coding sequence ATGCTCAATAAAGTACCTTACGAATTTGCCATCATCCGAGTCGTGCCCAGGGTAGAACGCGAAGAGTTTCTCAACGTGGGCGTCATCGTGTTTTGCAAGCGAAAAAAGTACCTGGGTATCAAGTACCAAATCAATGAAGACCGCTTGCGCGCCTTCGACAAAGAGCTGGATATAGAAATGCTGAACAGCTACCTCTCCGCCTGGAAAGCCGTATGTATAGGCGGTACTCAAGGCGGGAGCATCGGTCAGCAGGAGCAGCCTTATCGCTTTCGCTGGCTATCCGCATCCCGAAGTACGATCTTACAAACGTCTCGCATTCATCCTGGTATCAGCGAAGCACCAGAGGAGGAGTTGGAGGATTTGTTTCGGCGGTATGTGCTGTGA